A region from the Gossypium hirsutum isolate 1008001.06 chromosome A08, Gossypium_hirsutum_v2.1, whole genome shotgun sequence genome encodes:
- the LOC107952666 gene encoding protein LURP-one-related 10 isoform X1 — protein MEHVQEYPPPVAPSAYQPLATRVSVIGPEYCYPQPVDLAVVRKVLTISEGKFAVSDINGNIMFITKGKIFSIHDRRLLTDAAGNPVCTLRHKIMTVHDRWQVFRRESTEEKDLIFTVKRSSMIQLKTKLHVFLATNPKENVCDFRVEGSWLERSCIIYSGEFNTILAQMHKKHSVESVLLGKDKFMVTVYPNVDYAFVVALIAILDGINHDDDE, from the exons ATGGAACACGTACAGGAATATCCTCCGCCGGTTGCACCAAGTGCTTACCAACCTTTGGCTACTCGCGTTTCCGTGATTGGGCCTGAATACTGCTATCCTCAACCAGTAGATCTGGCTGTCGTCAGAAAGGTTTTGACCATCAGTGAGGGCAAATTTGCTGTCAGTGACATCAATGGCAACATCATGTTCATAACCAAAGGCAAAATTTTCAGCATCCATGATCGTCGCCTCTTAACCGATGCTGCCGGAAATCCCGTTTGCACTCTTCGACACAAG ATAATGACTGTCCACGATAGATGGCAAGTATTCAGAAGGGAAAGCACGGAAGAAAAAGATCTGATATTCACAGTGAAGCGATCATCAATGATCCAACTCAAGACCAAATTGCATGTGTTCTTGGCAACCAACCCAAAAGAGAATGTTTGTGATTTCAGAGTGGAAGGAAGCTGGCTGGAGAGATCCTGTATCATATATTCCGGAGAGTTCAACACTATTTTGGCTCAG ATGCACAAGAAGCACAGTGTTGAAAGCGTATTGCTTGGGAAGGACAAGTTTATGGTGACAGTATATCCGAACGTGGATTATGCCTTCGTGGTGGCTCTCATAGCCATCCTAGATGGGATTAACCACGACGATGATGAGTGA
- the LOC107952666 gene encoding protein LURP-one-related 15 isoform X2 — MEHVQEYPPPVAPSAYQPLATRVSVIGPEYCYPQPVDLAVVRKVLTISEGKFAVSDINGNIMFITKGKIFSIHDRRLLTDAAGNPVCTLRHKIMTVHDRWQVFRRESTEEKDLIFTVKRSSMIQLKTKLHVFLATNPKENVCDFRVEGSWLERSCIIYSGEFNTILAQESERNEKRAKTEKMGQSTKSIRPGTPRTGRPHGHVNLAGSSTA, encoded by the exons ATGGAACACGTACAGGAATATCCTCCGCCGGTTGCACCAAGTGCTTACCAACCTTTGGCTACTCGCGTTTCCGTGATTGGGCCTGAATACTGCTATCCTCAACCAGTAGATCTGGCTGTCGTCAGAAAGGTTTTGACCATCAGTGAGGGCAAATTTGCTGTCAGTGACATCAATGGCAACATCATGTTCATAACCAAAGGCAAAATTTTCAGCATCCATGATCGTCGCCTCTTAACCGATGCTGCCGGAAATCCCGTTTGCACTCTTCGACACAAG ATAATGACTGTCCACGATAGATGGCAAGTATTCAGAAGGGAAAGCACGGAAGAAAAAGATCTGATATTCACAGTGAAGCGATCATCAATGATCCAACTCAAGACCAAATTGCATGTGTTCTTGGCAACCAACCCAAAAGAGAATGTTTGTGATTTCAGAGTGGAAGGAAGCTGGCTGGAGAGATCCTGTATCATATATTCCGGAGAGTTCAACACTATTTTGGCTCAG gagagcgaaaggaacgagaaacgggccaaaacggagaaaatgggtcaaagtacgaaatcaaTACGGCCTGGAACTCCTcgcacgggcagaccacacggccatgtcaatttggcaggctcgagcacggcctga